The following are encoded in a window of Poecile atricapillus isolate bPoeAtr1 chromosome 21, bPoeAtr1.hap1, whole genome shotgun sequence genomic DNA:
- the LOC131586830 gene encoding uncharacterized protein LOC131586830, producing MPAGRMAPRLPCDAKGPSGISLRALCSGDPETLLRVLLAKQTLLSAQMPRWSQSARTPSAGTAQVGLAAHAAMLGRAGCRWKSKAEQQRVWSLEGRQECWNGYRVPCVEQGCWLAPRCVGCCGQRPCGSRRQERCREGAGFHFPAHESPPCAAAAGAAAGARGPSRPCGPVGGWRDAGSSPTLLHPKLPGSVAGEPAGVRAWLCPLHRAGSNFAVGPNSLWRSPPTEMLLQIWEQSVAVSFPSHRLDTQLAVAGGDPWAWGWEGDLSLFPLLFGVVLFRDSCSLPSLLYSQVSGAPATPEKFVNVLVAPWL from the coding sequence ATGCCTGCAGGTCGGATGGCACCACGGCTGCCATGTGATGCCAAGGGCCCTTCAGGGATTTCCCTGAGGGCTCTTTGCTCTGGTGACCCTGAAACATTGCTGAGAGTGTTGTTGGCAAAGCAAACCCTGCTGTCAGCGCAAATGCCCCGGTGGTCTCAGAGCGCTCGTACGCCgagtgctggcacagcacaggtTGGGCTCGCTGCCCACGCTGCCatgctgggaagagctgggtgCAGATGGAAAtcaaaagcagagcagcaaaggGTCTGGAGTTtagaaggaaggcaggaatgtTGGAATGGTTACCGAGTGCCCTGCGTGGAGCAGGGGTGCTGGCTCGCTCCCCGGTGTGtgggctgctgtgggcagaggcCCTGCGGGAGCAGGCGGCAGGAACGCTGTCGGGAAGGTGCgggtttccatttcccagcACATGAGtcacctccctgtgctgcagcagcaggggcagcagcggGAGCCAGGGGGCCGAGCCGCCCCTGTGGGCCTGTGGGAGGCTGGCGGGACGCGGGGAGCAGTCCCACCCTCCTGCATCCCAAATTGCCAGGAAGCGTTGCTGGGGAGCCGGCTGGAGTCAGAGCTTGGCTGTGTCCACTCCACAGAGCTGGATCTAACTTTGCAGTTGGACCAAACAGCCTCTGGAGATCTCCTCCTACTGAAATGCTCCTGCAAATCTGGGAGCAGAGCGTGGCTGTGTCCTTCCCATCACACAGGCTTGACACTCAGCTTGCAGTAGCAGGAGGAGATCCGTGGGcttggggctgggagggagatCTGAGCCTCTTTCCCCTGCTCTTTGGGGTTGTTCTCTTCAGGGATAgctgctccctcccttccctgctgtaTTCCCAGGTCTCTGGAGCCCCAGCTACGCCTGAGAAGTTTGTAAATGTGCTTGTTGCTCCATGGCTGTAA